The region ggcccactgaatgagagagagaggtggcacacccaggagtcaagactggcacacaagctgaaagggcaatattactctcccactgtttttttatgtattttttgttttttaagggagactttagaaacccaataatatttaaaaaaaaaaataaataggctttctatggcccactgaatgagagggagagaggtggcacacccaggagtcaagactggcacacaagctgaaagggcaatattactctcccactgtttttttaggttttgttttttttttcagggagactttagaaaccaaataatattaaaaaaaaaaaaaaaaaataggcttgctatagcccactgaatgagagatagcacacacagcagtggcacacaagccctgactgaggccaatatttttctcccactgattgatgtagtgtttttgtgttgaggtagaatttagaacacaaatcacggaaaaaataaataggctttctatggcccactgaatgaaagggagagaggtggcacacccaggagtcaagactggcacacaagctgaaagggcaatattactctcccactgttttttgtatgtttttttttttttttcagggagactttagaaaccaaataatattaaaaaaaaccccaaaaaaatagcctttctatggcccactgaatgagagagagaggtggcacacccaggagtcaagactggcacacaagctgaaagggcaatattactctccctgtcatgatctcaatggcaagagatcatagcatcagcatatataggaactagctcttggaagatggaaactgagctgaccatgaactaaacctaacgcacaactagcagtggccgggtagcatgcctacgttgattctagatgcccagcaccagccggaggactaaataaagctagcagaggaaaacattagtcctagctcacctctagagaaataccccgaaaggagacagaggccccccacatgtattggcggtgaatcaagatgaaataacaaacgtagtatgaaaataggtttagcaaatttgaggtccacttactacatagcagaagacagaaaggacactttcatggtcagctaaaaaactctatcaaaacaccatccagaaattactttaaaactctggcattaactcataacaccagagtggcaattcctgttcacaagagctttccagacacagtaacgaaactacagctgtgaactggaacaaaaatgcaaaaacaaacatggacaagagtccaacttatctagtagttgtctaggagcaggaacaagcacagagaggcttctgataacattgttgaccggcaagcaactaacagagcagcaaggttatatagcgactcccacatcttgatgggaacaggtgaacagagaagatgaagacaccagttcaattccaccagtagccaccgggggagcccagaatccaaattcacaacagtacccccccctcaaggagggggcaccgaaccctcacccgaaccaccagggcgatcaggatgggccctatgaaaggcacgaaccagatcagaggcatgaacatcagatgcattcacccaagaattatcctcctggccgtatcccttccacttgaccagatactggagtctccgtctggaaacacgagagtctaagattttctccacaacgtactccaactcaccctcaaccaacaccggagcaggaggctcaacggaaggcacaaccggtacctcatacctgcgcaacaatgaccgatgaaaaacgttatgaatagaaaaggatgcagggaggtccaaacggaaggaaacagggttaagaatctccaatatcttatacgggccgatgaaccgaggcttaaacttaggagaagagaccctcatagggacaaaacgagaagacaaccacaccaagtccccaacacgaagacgaggaccaacacgacgacggcggttagcaaaaagctgagtcttctcctgggacaacctcaaattgtccaccacctgcccccagatctgatgcaatctctccaccacagcatccactccaggacaatccgaagattccacctgaccagaggaaaatcgaggatgaaaccccgaattacagaaaaacggggacaccaaagtggcagagctggcccgattattgagagcgaactccgccaatggcaaaaaagcaacccaatcatcctggtcagcagacacaaaacacctcagatatgtctccagggtctgattaatccgctcagtctggccattagtctgaggatggaaagcggacgaaaaagataaatctatgcccatcctagcacagaatgcccgccaaaatctagacacgaattgggtccctctgtcagaaacgatattctcaggaataccatgcaaacgaacaacattttgaaaaaacagaggaaccaactcggaagaagaaggcaacttgggcagaggaaccaaatggaccatcttagagaaacggtcacacaccacccagatgacagacatcttctgagaaacaggcagatctgaaataaaatccatcgagatgtgcgtccaaggcctcttaggaataggcaagggcaacaacaatccactagcccgagaacaacaaggcttggcccgagcacaaacgtcacaagactgcacaaagcctcgcacatctcgtgacagggaaggccaccagaaggaccttgccaccaaatccctggtaccaaaaatgccaggatgacctgccaacgcagaagaatgaacctcagagatgactctactggtccaatcatcaggaacaaacagtttatcaggtgggcaacgatcaggtctatccgcctgaaactcctgcaaggcccgccgcaggtctggagaaacggctgacaataccactccatccttaaggatacctgtgggctcagagttaccaggcgagtcaggctcaaaactcctagaaagggcatccgccttaacattcttagaacccggtaggtatgacaccacaaaattaaaccgagagaaaaataatgaccagcgcgcctgtctaggattcaggcgcctggcggtctcaagataaaccaaatttttgtggtcagtcaataccaccacctgatgtctggccccctcaagccaatggcgccactcctcaaaagcccacttcatggccaaaagctcccgattcccaacatcataattccgctcagcgggcgaaaatttacgggaaaagaaggcacaaggcctcatcacggagcagtcagaacttttctgcgacaacactgccccagctccgatctcagaagcgtcgacctcaacctgaaaaggtagagcaacatcaggctgacgcaacacaggggcagaggaaaaacggcgcttaagctcccgaaaggcctccacagcatcaggggaccaatcagcaacatcagcacccttcttagtcaaatcggtcaatggcttagcaatatccgaaaaaccagcaataaatcgacgataaaagttagcaaagcccaaaaatttctgaagactcttaagagaagagggctgcgtccaatcacaaatagcttgaaccttgacaggatccatttcaatggaagagggggaaaaaatatatcccaaaaaggaaatcctctgtaccccaaaaacacacttagaacccttcacacacaaagaattagaccgcaaaacctgaaaaaccctcctgacttgctggacatgagagtcccagtcatccgaaaaaatcagaatatcatccagatacacaatcataaatttatccaaataatcgcgaaaaatatcatgcataaaggactggaaaactgacggagcatttgaaagaccaaaaggcatcactaaatactcaaagtggccctcgggcgtattaaatgcggttttccactcatccccctgcctgattcgcaccaaattatacgccccacgaaggtcaatcttagagaaccacttggccccctttatgcgagcaaacaaatcagtcagcaacggcaatgggtattgatatttaacagagattttattcaaaagccgataatcaatacatggtctcaaagagccgtctttttttgacacaaagaaaaaaccggctcctaagggagatgacgatggacgaatatgtcccttttccaaggactcctttatatattcacgcatagcagcatgttcaggtacagacagattaaataaacgaccctttgggtatttactacccgggattaaatctatggcacaatcgcactctcggtgcggaggtaacgaaccaagcttggattcttcaaagacgtcacgatagtcagacaggaactcaggaatttcagagggaatagatgatgaaatggaaaccacaggtacatccccatgagcccccttacatccccagctcaacacagacatagctttccagtcgaggactgggttgtgagattgcagccaaggcaatcctagcaccaaatcatcatgtagattatacagcaccagaaagcgaatgatctcctggtgatccggattaatacgcatagtcacttgtgtccagtattgtggtttattattagccaatggggtggagtcaatccccttcagaggaataggagtctccaaaggctctaaatcatacccacagcgtttggcaaaggaccaatccataagactcaaagcggcgccagagtcgacataggcgtccgtggtaatagatgacaaagagcaaatcagggtcacagatagaataaacttagacggtaaggtgcaaatggaaacagatttaccaagctttttagtgcgcttagagcatgctgatataacatgagtagaatcaccacaatagaaacacaacccatttttccgtctaaaattctgccgctcgcttcgggacagaattctatcacactgcatactctctggcgatttctcagtggacaccgccagatggtgcactggtttgcgctcccgcaaacgcctatcgatctgaatagccattgtcatggactcattcagacccgcaggcacagggaaccccaccataacatccttaatggcatcagagagaccctctctgaaagtcgccgccagggcgcactcattccactgagtaagcacagaccatttacggaatctttggcagtaaatttccgcttcatcttgcccctgagatagggacatcaaagttttttctgcctgaagctccaaatgaggttcgtcataaagcaaccccaaggccagaaaaaacgcatccacattgagcaacgcaggatcccctggtgtcaatgaaaaagcccagtcttgagggtcgccccggagcaaggaaatcacaatcctgacctgctgtgcaggatctccggcagagcgagatttcagggacaaaaataacctgcaattatttcgaaaattccgaaacccagatctattccccgagaaaaattccggcaaaggaattctcggctcagatacaggtgcatgacaaacaaaatcttgcaaattttgtaccttcgtggcgagattattcaaacctgcagttacactctgaagatccattgcaaacaggtgaacacagaaccattcaaaggagagagaaaaaaaaaaaaaaaaattttcagcagactacttatttctctcctttctcagccaaggattttaaccctttagtgggccggtcaaactgtcatgatctcaatggcaagagatcatagcatcagcatatataggaactagctcttggaagatggaaactgagctgaccatgaactaaacctaacgcacaactagcagtggccgggtagcatgcctacgttgattctagatgcccagcaccagccggaggactaaataaagctagcagaggaaaacattagtcctagctcacctctagagaaataccccgaaaggagacagaggccccccacatgtattggcggtgaatcaagatgaaataacaaacgtagtatgaaaacggtaattagtcttaccgataattgtatttccaggaatccatcctgacagcaccatggaggacgtccttcttatccatagtgggacaggaaaccacgagagtttaaaaggaccctccccactccacccttcagtgatcttccaaagtaacacatctggatggatgcaaacagaAAATTTATTCCGAACATAACAAGTTAAATACAAATGTTACTCCACATAAGTATATCACATATTTACATTAGGGAGGGAACTaactgtgctgtcaggatggattcctggaaatacaattatcggtaagactaattaccgttttccaggtcaccacctgacagcaccatggagaagtaccaaaggaaacttcctgttctagggtgggactactgcctgaAGCACCTTTCTGCCGAAAGCCACTTGGGAAGAGACTACGTCAAGTTTGTAATGTTTTGAAAAGGTGCTAATATTAGACCAAGATGCTGCCCTGCAAATTTGGTCTACCGAggccccccctttctctgcccaggaTGCGGACATAGCCCTGGATGAGTGAGCTTTAAGGCCTTCTGGAGGATCCTTTCCCTGTGCTTGATAAGCTATGCCGATAGTGGATctaatccatctagcaatggtgGACTTAGAGGCTTTTTTCCCCCTATTAGGACCCCCGTAAAGGACGAAGAGATTGCTATCTCGCCTCCAAGCGCTAGTCATATCCAAATATTTTAGTACCGTTTCCCTAACATCTAAATTATGAAAAAAAGATTCTTTGTGATTTCTAGGGAATTGGCAAAAGGATGGAAGTATGACTTCCTGGTTTATATTAGAGACTGAAGCTACCTTGGGAAGGAATCCCGGGTCAAGCCTTAATACCAGCCTATCGTCAAATACCTGTAGATAGGGGTTCTGAatggacagagcctgaagttccccCAACCTTTTGGCCGAAGTGATGGCTACCAAGAAAACTGCCTTTAGGGTAAGATTGGTGACgcttatatctttttttatatcgAAGTGCTCTTTACATAATTCATTAAGGACTAAGTTAAGGTCCCAGGGAGGGGTAACTTTCCTAATTACGGGTTTTAACCTCATAACTGCCTTAGAGAATCGAGCGATCCATGGGTGAGCAGCCAGGGAGGTATCATAAAATACGCTAAGGGCTGAAATTTGAACCCTTAGGGTACTTGGACTAAGCCCCTTCCTAAATCCCTGTTGTAGGAAGTCAAGGATTTTGGGTATGTTAGGACAATCAATGTCGATTGTTGTATCTCCACAAAAGCTGCAGAATGTCCTCCAGATTTTAAGGTATATCCTTGAGGTGACTGGTTTTCTACTTGCTAGTAGGATAGAAATTACATCTTCTGATAAGCCCTTTGCCTTTAGGATCTGCCGTTCAGGATCCATGCAGTTAATTGAAGATTTTCTGGGTTCTGATGGAGGACTGGACCCTGGGAGAGTAGGTCCCTTAACTCTGGAAGATGGTACGGGTCGTCTACTGCTAGTTTCCTTAGGAGAGGAAACCAGCTTCTTccgggccagaagggaaccaccaagatcacctgagctctgtcctcgcatATCTTCCTGAGGATCCTTGGTACTAAGgccagagggggaaaggcatacaaCAGACCCCTGCTCCATGACTGAGAGAGGGCATCTATCCCTGCCGGATTCTCCTGGGGGTTCAGGGAATAAAATGTTGTTACCTTTGCATTTCTTCTGGTTGCGAATAGGTCGACAACCGGCGTTCCCCAGCGTCGACACAGGGTATCGAAAACCCTGCTGTTTAATTCCCATTCTGTGGGTGATAATTTTTTCCTGCTCAGGAAGTCCGCGATCTGGTTTCTTGAGCCTTCTAAGTGGACCGCTGAAATTGAGAGaaccgatctctctgcccaggcgAAAATCTGATCCGCCAGGAGCTGTAGTTTCGGATGCCTTGGACCCCCCTGATGACGAAGGAAAGCTACCGTTGTAACGTTGTCCGATAAGACCTTTAGGTGTCTGTTTTTTAACAAGGTCTGGGCTGAACGtaagaccttccaaaccgcatgaagctctctgtggtttgatgaATTGTTGCTGTCTTCTAGGCTCCATTGTCCCTGGAAGTATCTTCCGAGTACCTGGCCACCCCAACCCTGTTGGCTTGCGTCCGTTGTCACCGTGACTGCTGGAGTCTGGACCCAAGAGACACCCCTCTGGAGGTTTTCCGACACCATCCACCACTGTAGGGACCGTCTGACCTGGTGGGATAGTAGGAACTCCCTGTCCAACGAAGACTGTCTTCTGTCCCATGATGTCAGAACCGACTTTTGTAACTGACGGGAATGGAACTGACTCCAGCTGACACATGGGATACAGGCTGTCATGATGCCAAGGATCTTCATTGCATCTCTTATTGTCACGCGACTTCTTGTGAACCGTCGAATCTTGTCTATTAGGCCGGATTGCTTTCCCTCTGGAAGAAATGACTTTCTGATCTTTGAATCTAGTATTACACCCAGAAACTGTCTTCTTGATTTTGGAGTTAGATGTGACTTTTCCCAGTTCAACACCCAACCTAgtttctgcagtgtggagattaccAACTGGGAATCGACATTGAGTTGCGCCACTGAGTCTGCTACTAAAAGGAAATCGTCGAGATATGGGATTATCGTGATATCCCGTTGTCTGAGATAAGCCACGATTTCTATGACGAGTTTTGTAAAAACTCTTGGAGCCGACGCTAAACCAAATGGGAGGCAACGGAACTGATAGTGGAAGATTGACCCATCCTTTTCCACCGCAAACCTTAGATATCTTTGATGATGTGGAAATATTGGAacgtggtaatatgcactctttaaaTCTAAAGTGCACATTACCACGTTCTTTCCTAGTAGGGGAATTGTGGAGCGgatggattccatcttgaacctcttgtactgtagccatctgtttagaggcttgaggtttatgatggttcgggATTCTCCTGATGGTTTTTTTATAGAGAAAAGACCCGAATAGTGACCCGTCCCTAtttgatgaggaggaacaggacatATCGCCCCCATCCGGAGGAGATCCTGAACATCCAGCCACATTGGGGAGACTGAAGAGAGATGGACGTTGGACACGAAATATCTCTCTGGGGGAATGGATTCGAATTCTATCCTGTATCCCTGAGATATAACCTGCAGGACCCATGGACTTCTGGTAATCTCTTCCCACTCCCTCAGGTAGTTCAGTAACCGCccccctatcctggtggcgtcattttTTACGGTACTCTGATCTAGGATTTGAGGAACCCTGATCTCTACTTTTGTTTCTATcaccccctttctggtagctccatctaccttgtTTACCTTTGCCCCTATAGTCAGATCTCTGACTGTAATAGGGCCtgcgaaagggctggaattttttctttttctcttctggaaaccccttcttttcatcaGAAGCCTTTTCCAGAATGTCATCTAATATAGGCCCAAAGACTCTGCCTCCTGAGAAGGGAATGGAACATAACTTGTTCTTTGAGTGGACatccccggaccaactttttaaccATATGGCCCTTCGAGCTGCATTTGACAATGACTGACCCCTAGCAGTGAATCTTACAGACTCTGCAGTAGCATCTGCCAGAAACCCCGTTGCTAGTTTTAATAAAGGGATAGCATTTACGAGAGATTCCCTAGGAGTCTTGGCTAACAATTGTTCTTTTAGATCGTCCAGCCACAGATGCATAGATCTCGCCACAGAAGTTGCTGCTATATTTGTGCGGATCACTGCAGCCGAACTTTCCCATGCTCTCTTTAGGAGACCATCGGCTTTCCTGTCCATAGGCTCCTTTAAATTTGAGGAGTCCTCGAACGGAATAGCAGTTCTTTTGGACACCTTTGCTAAGGGGATGTCGATCTTCGGTATATCCTCCCAGTCCTTGACCTCCTCATGGTCAAAAGGGAGGCGAAGTCTAAAGTCTCTTGGGATAGAAATCCTTCTCTCTGCCTCTTCCCATTCCTCCAATATCATTGAGCTGTGGGAAGAGGTGAAGGAGGGGTTAACGGTTATCAACTGAGAGCCCTGTGAGTGACCGGAGGCTGAGGCTTACCGAATGTGAGCATTAACCGGGAAGACCATTGATGTCTGAGATCGTAGGCCCccgaacatctcgtcctggataGACTGGGTGGTTGAAGGCTCTTCCACCTGCATAGTCTGTCTTACTGCCCCCAGGAGCTCATCAGTATCAGTAGAAGAAAATAGGTACTTCTTCCCCTTATGAGGAGTTTCTCTGTCCAACTCCTCTTCCTCCATGTCAGATTCAAAGAAACTGTCCTCTGAAGACGGATCCGATTCCCTCTGCCTTTTCTTAGACCTGGGAGGATCCTGGATATCAGACTGGATTGATTGGGGAGTAGATAAGTTAGAGATCGAAGCCTGCACTTCTTCTCTAACCATGGTTCTCATGCTTGTAAGTAGGGAGGCCTGCTCCTCTCCTACAATACGAGCCGTGCAGGACTCGCAGAGAGGCTTCTGCCATGAGACGGAAAACTTTGTGGCACATATAGGGCATTTTTTAGACTTGCCAGCTTTCCTATCACCGGATGAGGGACGCCCCTAAAATAGATAAAAAGACCGCAGACGGTAATTTTAGTAGGGGCTGTAGGGAGCATACCTCCTAGAGGAGACTGACGTGTGCCTGAGTCATTACCTCCGTGCTGGCTGCAGCTACGGGTACTGAATCCTCCatttctcctgctgctgctgccctaATGCACGTGCACATACCTCTTTTATCCATGCTTTCATGTCCCGGATCTCCTCACCAAGGAGTGAAGAGGATGATCGCCCCTGCtgctggccgcgacccggaagtgacgcgcgccgcAGCAGTGAACCGGAAGTGAGTCGCCGCCGGCGTCTCCGGCTGCTTCAGCGTTCTCAGATGCCTGATACCGATAGATCCGCCTGCGGAGGGAGCGTCCTTGCAGGACGAATATGCAGGTACATCAGGGGGCTTCATCCCGGGTCGAGAGCCCCCCCAGGGGGAAGCGACCCAtccaccaggagcagcgctgcactggtgcTGCTGAGGGACCCGATTAATTGGGTGTCAGCAATACAGAGGACACG is a window of Ranitomeya variabilis isolate aRanVar5 chromosome 2, aRanVar5.hap1, whole genome shotgun sequence DNA encoding:
- the LOC143809962 gene encoding lamina-associated polypeptide 2, isoforms alpha/zeta-like, with translation MRTMVREEVQASISNLSTPQSIQSDIQDPPRSKKRQRESDPSSEDSFFESDMEEEELDRETPHKGKKYLFSSTDTDELLGAVRQTMQVEEPSTTQSIQDEMFGGLRSQTSMVFPVNAHIRSMILEEWEEAERRISIPRDFRLRLPFDHEEVKDWEDIPKIDIPLAKVSKRTAIPFEDSSNLKEPMDRKADGLLKRAWESSAAVIRTNIAATSVARSMHLWLDDLKEQLLAKTPRESLVNAIPLLKLATGFLADATAESVRFTARGQSLSNAARRAIWLKSWSGDVHSKNKLCSIPFSGGRVFGPILDDILEKASDEKKGFPEEKKKKFQPFRRPYYSQRSDYRGKGKQGRWSYQKGGDRNKSRDQGSSNPRSEYRKK